CATGGCGGCATCGGACGGTGCCTTGAGATATTCAACATCGCGACCGATGAAAAAGGATTGCCAGTCTTTGGGAAACAGATCGTTGATAAACAGCAGGTCACCGGTGCCCCAAGTGAGGATTTGGCGCCCCAGTTTGACATCAAGAAAATAAAAGGGCGTCAACAGAACATTGGCTTCACGCAGATCAAGCACGCCATGGCCACGCTCCAGATCCTGATCGGTTTCTCCAGCAGCCTCATCGCCAACCAGGTCAGCGCGAAACTGCCAGATGGCCAGATCCGTCATATGATTGAGATCCAGCTGTACACGCATTTCGTTGAGGATCGCCTGCCGTTCCACGGCATCATCCTGCAGGCGCAGACCACTGCGACCATCGACAAAACCATGCAACTGCCAGCCCCAGGCCGCAGAAGTCCACAACAACAGAACCAGCGCAAGCCCCCATCGCTTCATCATCCCTCCTCCCTTCAAGCCATCATTTCACACAACGCCCTAGTTGCCTTCCTCCCGACTGCGAACTCACGCTCTGCGCACTACTGCACTTCGCGTGGCGGGCGACGCAAAAACCGTTCGGTAAAAATCCGACTGTTCAAGCCGATATTGTACTCGACTTCGTTGAACTCATTGCGCGTCACGCTACCGGAGGCCAGATCACGCGCCTCGGAAACCGTGACAGTGGAAAAGCCTTGGATCTCCTCGACTTTCAACGCCTCGACCTCACGATACGGGTTGCCGCTATGATCATAATAGTGCGCGATCATCGGCAAAAAAGTGGTCTTGTCAATGTCGACCACATAGTGGGAAAATTCGACAGAGCCCGGATCTTTCGGCACATTGTCAATCCGATACATAGTGTCCGTCTCTTCGACAAGCGTATGGACGTCTTCTTCCGGGCTGCGTCCGGAAACATCTTCATAAAGAAAATCAGAGCCGACAAAGCTGGTTCGCTTATCGCCCGGAGCAATGCGTTTTTTCAAATTTAATGCCGGCAGCCACAACCAACGATCGTCATCACGGCCGATGTTTTTCCACACCAGATAGGCCATTTTATAGACATCCGCCGGGGCCTTGAAATAGGTGTAAAACTTCTGATCGCCATTCTCTTCATTATAACGCAACAGGGTAAATTCACGCTCACGCACATCCCCGCCTTTGGCGGTGATGGTCATTTTGACGATGGCCCGGCCATCCTTGCCGGAATAATAGGAGGCCTGGTTGGCGCGATCGATAATCTCATCCGCGGTCAGGGCGTAAGCCAACGAGGAGGCAACAAGGAACAGGACCAACGTCATTATGCAGAAACGAATAGAGTTCATAACAAATCTCCTTTATGAGGACAAAGTCAGTAAATAGTCGAAAAACATGCCGTATTTTATCCGTTAGAGATCTTCATCCAAAACGTCCTCCCGGAATACCCAGCGCTGAAACAGCGTCAGCAGGGAGGGCAGAATCACCAGCGACGCCAACCACGATACCGCCATGATGGTCGCCAGAAAGAAACCAACCGTCTTATAAGGTACCAACGGGGCTAACAGCAACGGTGTAAACCCAACCGAGATCGTAATGGCATTGCGGGTGATGGCCCGGGCCGGTTCCTTGAACATCACCTTGCAGGATTCCGCCCAATCGCCATTTTGCCGGTACAGTTCACGCGCACGTTGCAGGAAATGGATGGCAAAGTCGACACTCAGCCCCAACGTCAGTGATGACAACACCGCCACCGGCATATCGTAATCCTTACCGGCCACTCCGATCAGCCCATAAATCAAACTGATGGTCACGGTCAGGGGTATCATGGCCAACGTGCCCCAGATCATTGAGCGGAACAG
This region of uncultured Desulfuromonas sp. genomic DNA includes:
- a CDS encoding outer membrane lipoprotein-sorting protein — encoded protein: MNSIRFCIMTLVLFLVASSLAYALTADEIIDRANQASYYSGKDGRAIVKMTITAKGGDVREREFTLLRYNEENGDQKFYTYFKAPADVYKMAYLVWKNIGRDDDRWLWLPALNLKKRIAPGDKRTSFVGSDFLYEDVSGRSPEEDVHTLVEETDTMYRIDNVPKDPGSVEFSHYVVDIDKTTFLPMIAHYYDHSGNPYREVEALKVEEIQGFSTVTVSEARDLASGSVTRNEFNEVEYNIGLNSRIFTERFLRRPPREVQ